Proteins from a single region of Apis mellifera strain DH4 linkage group LG7, Amel_HAv3.1, whole genome shotgun sequence:
- the LOC409045 gene encoding transcription elongation regulator 1 isoform X3 translates to METSTEQAPATTEAAPNNEQEHNEEGMEETEDYSFDGEDYRHFVPRGRGGFRGPMFRGANNGFPFEGPPRPNCPPGPAGPRFRGPPPFDPSWGPMGPPNLMGPPNLMGPPGMPPPHMMNGPIGTGPGPYGPPPGMGPPNMNNIPGQQQPPQQQAQQQANIPGLDLNGEVWVETKTPDGKSYYYNIRTRETTWTKPEGPNVKVMVQDQLEQLVHGASKQTTPSGTPTSTATTPNQINENRVSQNNEQSSTNNADAISQLSTAPPGTGPPPTLGETPDMNTQPTDTTQANGTAPTTVTNTPNMNTPAVNTNMMQPPPNMIPMQHRMPNQFGGPIATQFGAAPFGMPPPGFQPFGGYGPPQANWGMPQMPHGVMAPQAPAEDPAILAQLDQELVASAMVWTEHRAPDGRLYYYNSKAGESVWEKPQALKDLENAKLALRQKAEEAAANTTNTAVSTSTVTNNNVTTEPTKQEKPQESNHETKDSVKETDANKPKKEETTPKEAAKPQDKSRPISSTPVPGTPWCVVWTGDGRVFFYNPSSRISVWERPDDLIGRQDVDKMVSTPPDAVVTTKPTRQSDTSESSDDDQPTPAKKVKQEDTKAVTPKEEEEKENKKTIDIGKEAAIEAEVRAARERAIVPLETRIKSFRDMLAEKDVSAFSTWEKELHKIVFDPRYLLLTSKERKQVFEKYVKERAEEERREKRNKMKERKEQFQKLLEEAGLHGKSSFSDFAQKHGRDERFKNVEKMRERESLFNEYLLEVRKKEKEEKTAKREQVKKEFIAMLREHKDIDRHSHWSDCKKKLESDWRYRVVESASTREDWFRDYIRMLKEERKKEKEKDKDHRHREKDHHKSEKKDRDRKDVDKYKEKSSKDRVDKDSSKDKKRRSEVPSEENGKEKKDAVSEKESGEIEDNDEKPSKKENDKENAEDQSDSEEDREKQKRERERRAEASLREREREVQRTLATHLRDRDKERQHHRHTEAVQHFSALLADLVRNGDLAWREAKRQLRKDHRWELAESLDREEKERLFNEHIEQLSRKKRDKFRELLDEVGASTELTASWRDIKKLLKDDPRYLKFSSSDRKCEKEFKEYIKDKLVAAKADFRELLQETKLITDKTYKKVQENSGHLAEIEEILRKDRRFLVLEAAAAERTRLLMGYLEELARRGPPPPPTASEPSRRPTTN, encoded by the exons atggaaacAAGTACCGAACAAGCCCCCGCGACTACGGAAGCTGCTCCTAATAATGAACAGGAGCACAATGAAGAGGGCATGGAAGAAACTGAAGATTACAGTTTCGATGGTGAAGATTATAGGCATTTCGTACCACGGGGTCGAGGAGGCTTTAG AGGACCAATGTTTCGGGGAGCGAATAACGGATTTCCATTTGAGGGACCTCCTAGGCCAAATTGTCCACCGGGTCCAGCAGGGCCACGCTTTCGGGGACCTCCGCCATTTGATCCTAGCTGGGGACCTATGGGGCCACCAAATCTGATGGGACCACCAAATCTCATGGGACCTCCAGGAATg CCACCACCACACATGATGAATGGCCCAATTGGGACAGGTCCGGGACCATACGGACCACCTCCTGGAATGGGACCACCAAATATGAATAac ATTCCAGGTCAGCAGCAACCCCCGCAACAACAGGCGCAACAACAAGCAAACATTCCAGGATTAGATCTCAATGGAGAGGTATGGGTAGAAACAAAAACTCCAGATGgcaaatcatattattataatatccgCACGAGAGAAACTACATGGACAAAACCAGAGGGACCAAATGTCAAAGTTATGGTACAAGACCAG ttagaACAATTGGTACATGGAGCATCTAAGCAAACAACACCATCTGGAACTCCTACTTCTACAGCTACTACTCCCAatcaaattaatgaaaatagagTATCACAGAATAACGAACAATCTTCAACAAATAATGCAGATGCTATTAGTCAACTCAGTACAGCTCCTCCTGGTACAGGTCCACCTCCCACACTTGGTGAAACACCAGATATGAATACGCAACCAACTGATACAACACAAGCAAACG gaACAGCACCTACAACTGTAACTAATACTCCAAATATGAATACTCCAGCAgtaaatacaaatatgatGCAACCTCCTCCTAATATGATACCTATGCAACATAGAATGCCAAATCAATTTGGTGGTCCAATTGCAACACAATTTGGAGCAGCACCTTTTGGTATGCCACCACCAGGATTTCAACCTTTTGGAGGCTATGGTCCACCTCAAGCAAATTGGG GTATGCCACAAATGCCACATGGAGTAATGGCACCACAAGCTCCAGCAGAAGATCCTGCTATATTAGCTCAACTAGATCAAGAATTAGTAGCATCTGCTATGGTATGGACAGAACATCGTGCGCCAGATGGAagattatattactataatagTAAAGCTGGAGAATCTGTTTGGGAAAAACCACAAGCTTTAAAAGATCTTGAaa aTGCAAAATTAGCGTTACGACAAAAAGCAGAAGAAGCAGCTGCCAATACTACAAATACTGCTGTTAGTACTTCCACTGTTACTAATAACAATGTAACCACCGAGCCTACAAAACAAGAAAAACCTCAAGAAAGTAATCACGAAACCAAAGATAGTGTAAAGGAAACAGATGCTAATAAaccgaaaaaagaagaaactacACCCAAGGAAGCTGCGAAACCTCAAGATAAGTCTAGACCAATCTCTAGTACACCAGTACCTGGAACTCCTTg GTGCGTTGTTTGGACAGGCGATGgacgtgtatttttttataatccttCATCTCGTATTTCTGTTTGGGAAAGACCAGATGATCTCATTGGTCGTCAAGATGTCGATAAAATGGTATCTACCCCACCAGATGCAGTAGTAACTACTAAACCAACACGTCAATCAGATACAAGTGAAAGCAGTGACGATGATCAACCAACACCGGCAAAAAAAGTGAAACAAGAAGATACAAAag CTGTAACaccaaaagaagaagaagaaaaagaaaataaaaagactaTTGATATCGGGAAAGAAGCTGCAATAGAAGCTGAAGTACGAGCTGCTAGAGAAAGAGCAATTGTTCCTTTGGAAACaagaattaaatcatttaggGATATGCTTGCAGAAAaagat gtATCCGCGTTTAGTACTTGGGAAAAGGAACTTCATAAAATTGTGTTTGATCCGCGATACTTACTTTTGACATCAAAGGAGAGGAAACAAGTTTTCGAGAAGTACGTCAAGGAGAGAGCAGAAGAAGAAAGGCGGGAAAAGAGgaacaaaatgaaagaaagaaaagaacaatttcaaaaattattagaagaagCTGGACTTCATGGAAA atcttCATTTAGTGATTTTGCTCAAAAACATGGGCGTGATGAACGGTTTAAGAATGTAGAAAAGATGCGTGAACGAGAGAGCCTATTCAACGAATATCTGCTGGAAGtgcgaaagaaggaaaaagaggaaaaaacagCAAAACGAGAGCag GTGAAAAAGGAATTCATAGCGATGCTACGTGAACACAAAGACATCGACAGGCATTCGCATTGGAGCgattgtaagaaaaaattggaatctgATTGGAGATACAGAGTCGTAGAATCGGCAAGCACGAGAGAAGATTGGTTTAGGGATTACATTCGTATGCtaaaggaggagaggaaaaaggagaaggagaaagacaAAGACCACCGGCACAGGGAAAAAGATCATCATAAATCGGAGAAGAAGGATAGGGACCGTAAGGATGTTGATAAGTATAAGGAAAAATCGTCAAAGGATCGGGTTGACAAGGACAGTTCAAAGGACAAAAAACGCAGGAGCGAAGTACCTTCGGAGGAAAATggtaaagaaaagaaggatgcGGTATCGGAGAAAGAAAGCGGAGAAATTGAGGATAATGATGAAAAAccgtcgaaaaaagaaaatgac AAGGAGAATGCGGAGGATCAATCTGATTCCGAGGAAGATCGTGAGAAACAGAAACGAGAGCGTGAAAGAAGGGCGGAAGCGAGCCTtcgtgaaagagaaagagaagttcAAAGAACTCTTGCTACACATCTTCGCGACAGAGACAAGGAAAGGCAACATCATCGTCACACAGAGGCTGTACAGCATTTCAGTGCTCTTCTTGCTGATTTA GTGAGAAATGGTGATTTAGCTTGGAGAGAAGCTAAACGACAATTAAGGAAGGATCATAGATGGGAATTAGCAGAAAGCTTGGATCgtgaggagaaagaaagattatttaatgaacATATAGAACAGCTTAGTCGCAAAAAACGTGATAAATTCCGAGAACTTCTCGATGAAGTAGGAGCTTCTACTGAATTAACTGCATCGTGgcgagatataaaaaaattactgaaaGACGATCCTagatatcttaaattttcatccaGTGATCGa aaatgtgaaaaagaatttaaagagtatattaaagataaacttGTCGCAGCTAAAGCCGATTTTAGAGAACTTCTACaa gaaACAAAACTTATTACTGATAAGACATACAAAAAAGTACAAGAAAATAGCGGACATTTAgcagaaattgaagaaattttgaggAAGGATAGAAGATTTCTTGTATTGGAAGCAGCTGCTGCTGAACGAACACGTTTATTAATGGGATATTTAGAAGAATTGGCACGTAGGGGTCCACCTCCACCGCCTACTGCCTCCGAACCTTCAAGAAGACCAACCACAAA CTAA
- the LOC409045 gene encoding transcription elongation regulator 1 isoform X1, whose product METSTEQAPATTEAAPNNEQEHNEEGMEETEDYSFDGEDYRHFVPRGRGGFRGRGRGGFDFPMRGGPPRFRGRGFGPRGPMFRGANNGFPFEGPPRPNCPPGPAGPRFRGPPPFDPSWGPMGPPNLMGPPNLMGPPGMPPPHMMNGPIGTGPGPYGPPPGMGPPNMNNIPGQQQPPQQQAQQQANIPGLDLNGEVWVETKTPDGKSYYYNIRTRETTWTKPEGPNVKVMVQDQLEQLVHGASKQTTPSGTPTSTATTPNQINENRVSQNNEQSSTNNADAISQLSTAPPGTGPPPTLGETPDMNTQPTDTTQANGTAPTTVTNTPNMNTPAVNTNMMQPPPNMIPMQHRMPNQFGGPIATQFGAAPFGMPPPGFQPFGGYGPPQANWGMPQMPHGVMAPQAPAEDPAILAQLDQELVASAMVWTEHRAPDGRLYYYNSKAGESVWEKPQALKDLENAKLALRQKAEEAAANTTNTAVSTSTVTNNNVTTEPTKQEKPQESNHETKDSVKETDANKPKKEETTPKEAAKPQDKSRPISSTPVPGTPWCVVWTGDGRVFFYNPSSRISVWERPDDLIGRQDVDKMVSTPPDAVVTTKPTRQSDTSESSDDDQPTPAKKVKQEDTKAVTPKEEEEKENKKTIDIGKEAAIEAEVRAARERAIVPLETRIKSFRDMLAEKDVSAFSTWEKELHKIVFDPRYLLLTSKERKQVFEKYVKERAEEERREKRNKMKERKEQFQKLLEEAGLHGKSSFSDFAQKHGRDERFKNVEKMRERESLFNEYLLEVRKKEKEEKTAKREQVKKEFIAMLREHKDIDRHSHWSDCKKKLESDWRYRVVESASTREDWFRDYIRMLKEERKKEKEKDKDHRHREKDHHKSEKKDRDRKDVDKYKEKSSKDRVDKDSSKDKKRRSEVPSEENGKEKKDAVSEKESGEIEDNDEKPSKKENDKENAEDQSDSEEDREKQKRERERRAEASLREREREVQRTLATHLRDRDKERQHHRHTEAVQHFSALLADLVRNGDLAWREAKRQLRKDHRWELAESLDREEKERLFNEHIEQLSRKKRDKFRELLDEVGASTELTASWRDIKKLLKDDPRYLKFSSSDRKCEKEFKEYIKDKLVAAKADFRELLQETKLITDKTYKKVQENSGHLAEIEEILRKDRRFLVLEAAAAERTRLLMGYLEELARRGPPPPPTASEPSRRPTTN is encoded by the exons atggaaacAAGTACCGAACAAGCCCCCGCGACTACGGAAGCTGCTCCTAATAATGAACAGGAGCACAATGAAGAGGGCATGGAAGAAACTGAAGATTACAGTTTCGATGGTGAAGATTATAGGCATTTCGTACCACGGGGTCGAGGAGGCTTTAG gGGTCGTGGCAGAGGTGGGTTTGATTTTCCCATGAGAGGTGGACCTCCAAGATTTAGAGGAAGAGGATTTGGACCTAGAGGACCAATGTTTCGGGGAGCGAATAACGGATTTCCATTTGAGGGACCTCCTAGGCCAAATTGTCCACCGGGTCCAGCAGGGCCACGCTTTCGGGGACCTCCGCCATTTGATCCTAGCTGGGGACCTATGGGGCCACCAAATCTGATGGGACCACCAAATCTCATGGGACCTCCAGGAATg CCACCACCACACATGATGAATGGCCCAATTGGGACAGGTCCGGGACCATACGGACCACCTCCTGGAATGGGACCACCAAATATGAATAac ATTCCAGGTCAGCAGCAACCCCCGCAACAACAGGCGCAACAACAAGCAAACATTCCAGGATTAGATCTCAATGGAGAGGTATGGGTAGAAACAAAAACTCCAGATGgcaaatcatattattataatatccgCACGAGAGAAACTACATGGACAAAACCAGAGGGACCAAATGTCAAAGTTATGGTACAAGACCAG ttagaACAATTGGTACATGGAGCATCTAAGCAAACAACACCATCTGGAACTCCTACTTCTACAGCTACTACTCCCAatcaaattaatgaaaatagagTATCACAGAATAACGAACAATCTTCAACAAATAATGCAGATGCTATTAGTCAACTCAGTACAGCTCCTCCTGGTACAGGTCCACCTCCCACACTTGGTGAAACACCAGATATGAATACGCAACCAACTGATACAACACAAGCAAACG gaACAGCACCTACAACTGTAACTAATACTCCAAATATGAATACTCCAGCAgtaaatacaaatatgatGCAACCTCCTCCTAATATGATACCTATGCAACATAGAATGCCAAATCAATTTGGTGGTCCAATTGCAACACAATTTGGAGCAGCACCTTTTGGTATGCCACCACCAGGATTTCAACCTTTTGGAGGCTATGGTCCACCTCAAGCAAATTGGG GTATGCCACAAATGCCACATGGAGTAATGGCACCACAAGCTCCAGCAGAAGATCCTGCTATATTAGCTCAACTAGATCAAGAATTAGTAGCATCTGCTATGGTATGGACAGAACATCGTGCGCCAGATGGAagattatattactataatagTAAAGCTGGAGAATCTGTTTGGGAAAAACCACAAGCTTTAAAAGATCTTGAaa aTGCAAAATTAGCGTTACGACAAAAAGCAGAAGAAGCAGCTGCCAATACTACAAATACTGCTGTTAGTACTTCCACTGTTACTAATAACAATGTAACCACCGAGCCTACAAAACAAGAAAAACCTCAAGAAAGTAATCACGAAACCAAAGATAGTGTAAAGGAAACAGATGCTAATAAaccgaaaaaagaagaaactacACCCAAGGAAGCTGCGAAACCTCAAGATAAGTCTAGACCAATCTCTAGTACACCAGTACCTGGAACTCCTTg GTGCGTTGTTTGGACAGGCGATGgacgtgtatttttttataatccttCATCTCGTATTTCTGTTTGGGAAAGACCAGATGATCTCATTGGTCGTCAAGATGTCGATAAAATGGTATCTACCCCACCAGATGCAGTAGTAACTACTAAACCAACACGTCAATCAGATACAAGTGAAAGCAGTGACGATGATCAACCAACACCGGCAAAAAAAGTGAAACAAGAAGATACAAAag CTGTAACaccaaaagaagaagaagaaaaagaaaataaaaagactaTTGATATCGGGAAAGAAGCTGCAATAGAAGCTGAAGTACGAGCTGCTAGAGAAAGAGCAATTGTTCCTTTGGAAACaagaattaaatcatttaggGATATGCTTGCAGAAAaagat gtATCCGCGTTTAGTACTTGGGAAAAGGAACTTCATAAAATTGTGTTTGATCCGCGATACTTACTTTTGACATCAAAGGAGAGGAAACAAGTTTTCGAGAAGTACGTCAAGGAGAGAGCAGAAGAAGAAAGGCGGGAAAAGAGgaacaaaatgaaagaaagaaaagaacaatttcaaaaattattagaagaagCTGGACTTCATGGAAA atcttCATTTAGTGATTTTGCTCAAAAACATGGGCGTGATGAACGGTTTAAGAATGTAGAAAAGATGCGTGAACGAGAGAGCCTATTCAACGAATATCTGCTGGAAGtgcgaaagaaggaaaaagaggaaaaaacagCAAAACGAGAGCag GTGAAAAAGGAATTCATAGCGATGCTACGTGAACACAAAGACATCGACAGGCATTCGCATTGGAGCgattgtaagaaaaaattggaatctgATTGGAGATACAGAGTCGTAGAATCGGCAAGCACGAGAGAAGATTGGTTTAGGGATTACATTCGTATGCtaaaggaggagaggaaaaaggagaaggagaaagacaAAGACCACCGGCACAGGGAAAAAGATCATCATAAATCGGAGAAGAAGGATAGGGACCGTAAGGATGTTGATAAGTATAAGGAAAAATCGTCAAAGGATCGGGTTGACAAGGACAGTTCAAAGGACAAAAAACGCAGGAGCGAAGTACCTTCGGAGGAAAATggtaaagaaaagaaggatgcGGTATCGGAGAAAGAAAGCGGAGAAATTGAGGATAATGATGAAAAAccgtcgaaaaaagaaaatgac AAGGAGAATGCGGAGGATCAATCTGATTCCGAGGAAGATCGTGAGAAACAGAAACGAGAGCGTGAAAGAAGGGCGGAAGCGAGCCTtcgtgaaagagaaagagaagttcAAAGAACTCTTGCTACACATCTTCGCGACAGAGACAAGGAAAGGCAACATCATCGTCACACAGAGGCTGTACAGCATTTCAGTGCTCTTCTTGCTGATTTA GTGAGAAATGGTGATTTAGCTTGGAGAGAAGCTAAACGACAATTAAGGAAGGATCATAGATGGGAATTAGCAGAAAGCTTGGATCgtgaggagaaagaaagattatttaatgaacATATAGAACAGCTTAGTCGCAAAAAACGTGATAAATTCCGAGAACTTCTCGATGAAGTAGGAGCTTCTACTGAATTAACTGCATCGTGgcgagatataaaaaaattactgaaaGACGATCCTagatatcttaaattttcatccaGTGATCGa aaatgtgaaaaagaatttaaagagtatattaaagataaacttGTCGCAGCTAAAGCCGATTTTAGAGAACTTCTACaa gaaACAAAACTTATTACTGATAAGACATACAAAAAAGTACAAGAAAATAGCGGACATTTAgcagaaattgaagaaattttgaggAAGGATAGAAGATTTCTTGTATTGGAAGCAGCTGCTGCTGAACGAACACGTTTATTAATGGGATATTTAGAAGAATTGGCACGTAGGGGTCCACCTCCACCGCCTACTGCCTCCGAACCTTCAAGAAGACCAACCACAAA CTAA
- the LOC409045 gene encoding transcription elongation regulator 1 isoform X2, with translation METSTEQAPATTEAAPNNEQEHNEEGMEETEDYSFDGEDYRHFVPRGRGGFRGGFDFPMRGGPPRFRGRGFGPRGPMFRGANNGFPFEGPPRPNCPPGPAGPRFRGPPPFDPSWGPMGPPNLMGPPNLMGPPGMPPPHMMNGPIGTGPGPYGPPPGMGPPNMNNIPGQQQPPQQQAQQQANIPGLDLNGEVWVETKTPDGKSYYYNIRTRETTWTKPEGPNVKVMVQDQLEQLVHGASKQTTPSGTPTSTATTPNQINENRVSQNNEQSSTNNADAISQLSTAPPGTGPPPTLGETPDMNTQPTDTTQANGTAPTTVTNTPNMNTPAVNTNMMQPPPNMIPMQHRMPNQFGGPIATQFGAAPFGMPPPGFQPFGGYGPPQANWGMPQMPHGVMAPQAPAEDPAILAQLDQELVASAMVWTEHRAPDGRLYYYNSKAGESVWEKPQALKDLENAKLALRQKAEEAAANTTNTAVSTSTVTNNNVTTEPTKQEKPQESNHETKDSVKETDANKPKKEETTPKEAAKPQDKSRPISSTPVPGTPWCVVWTGDGRVFFYNPSSRISVWERPDDLIGRQDVDKMVSTPPDAVVTTKPTRQSDTSESSDDDQPTPAKKVKQEDTKAVTPKEEEEKENKKTIDIGKEAAIEAEVRAARERAIVPLETRIKSFRDMLAEKDVSAFSTWEKELHKIVFDPRYLLLTSKERKQVFEKYVKERAEEERREKRNKMKERKEQFQKLLEEAGLHGKSSFSDFAQKHGRDERFKNVEKMRERESLFNEYLLEVRKKEKEEKTAKREQVKKEFIAMLREHKDIDRHSHWSDCKKKLESDWRYRVVESASTREDWFRDYIRMLKEERKKEKEKDKDHRHREKDHHKSEKKDRDRKDVDKYKEKSSKDRVDKDSSKDKKRRSEVPSEENGKEKKDAVSEKESGEIEDNDEKPSKKENDKENAEDQSDSEEDREKQKRERERRAEASLREREREVQRTLATHLRDRDKERQHHRHTEAVQHFSALLADLVRNGDLAWREAKRQLRKDHRWELAESLDREEKERLFNEHIEQLSRKKRDKFRELLDEVGASTELTASWRDIKKLLKDDPRYLKFSSSDRKCEKEFKEYIKDKLVAAKADFRELLQETKLITDKTYKKVQENSGHLAEIEEILRKDRRFLVLEAAAAERTRLLMGYLEELARRGPPPPPTASEPSRRPTTN, from the exons atggaaacAAGTACCGAACAAGCCCCCGCGACTACGGAAGCTGCTCCTAATAATGAACAGGAGCACAATGAAGAGGGCATGGAAGAAACTGAAGATTACAGTTTCGATGGTGAAGATTATAGGCATTTCGTACCACGGGGTCGAGGAGGCTTTAG AGGTGGGTTTGATTTTCCCATGAGAGGTGGACCTCCAAGATTTAGAGGAAGAGGATTTGGACCTAGAGGACCAATGTTTCGGGGAGCGAATAACGGATTTCCATTTGAGGGACCTCCTAGGCCAAATTGTCCACCGGGTCCAGCAGGGCCACGCTTTCGGGGACCTCCGCCATTTGATCCTAGCTGGGGACCTATGGGGCCACCAAATCTGATGGGACCACCAAATCTCATGGGACCTCCAGGAATg CCACCACCACACATGATGAATGGCCCAATTGGGACAGGTCCGGGACCATACGGACCACCTCCTGGAATGGGACCACCAAATATGAATAac ATTCCAGGTCAGCAGCAACCCCCGCAACAACAGGCGCAACAACAAGCAAACATTCCAGGATTAGATCTCAATGGAGAGGTATGGGTAGAAACAAAAACTCCAGATGgcaaatcatattattataatatccgCACGAGAGAAACTACATGGACAAAACCAGAGGGACCAAATGTCAAAGTTATGGTACAAGACCAG ttagaACAATTGGTACATGGAGCATCTAAGCAAACAACACCATCTGGAACTCCTACTTCTACAGCTACTACTCCCAatcaaattaatgaaaatagagTATCACAGAATAACGAACAATCTTCAACAAATAATGCAGATGCTATTAGTCAACTCAGTACAGCTCCTCCTGGTACAGGTCCACCTCCCACACTTGGTGAAACACCAGATATGAATACGCAACCAACTGATACAACACAAGCAAACG gaACAGCACCTACAACTGTAACTAATACTCCAAATATGAATACTCCAGCAgtaaatacaaatatgatGCAACCTCCTCCTAATATGATACCTATGCAACATAGAATGCCAAATCAATTTGGTGGTCCAATTGCAACACAATTTGGAGCAGCACCTTTTGGTATGCCACCACCAGGATTTCAACCTTTTGGAGGCTATGGTCCACCTCAAGCAAATTGGG GTATGCCACAAATGCCACATGGAGTAATGGCACCACAAGCTCCAGCAGAAGATCCTGCTATATTAGCTCAACTAGATCAAGAATTAGTAGCATCTGCTATGGTATGGACAGAACATCGTGCGCCAGATGGAagattatattactataatagTAAAGCTGGAGAATCTGTTTGGGAAAAACCACAAGCTTTAAAAGATCTTGAaa aTGCAAAATTAGCGTTACGACAAAAAGCAGAAGAAGCAGCTGCCAATACTACAAATACTGCTGTTAGTACTTCCACTGTTACTAATAACAATGTAACCACCGAGCCTACAAAACAAGAAAAACCTCAAGAAAGTAATCACGAAACCAAAGATAGTGTAAAGGAAACAGATGCTAATAAaccgaaaaaagaagaaactacACCCAAGGAAGCTGCGAAACCTCAAGATAAGTCTAGACCAATCTCTAGTACACCAGTACCTGGAACTCCTTg GTGCGTTGTTTGGACAGGCGATGgacgtgtatttttttataatccttCATCTCGTATTTCTGTTTGGGAAAGACCAGATGATCTCATTGGTCGTCAAGATGTCGATAAAATGGTATCTACCCCACCAGATGCAGTAGTAACTACTAAACCAACACGTCAATCAGATACAAGTGAAAGCAGTGACGATGATCAACCAACACCGGCAAAAAAAGTGAAACAAGAAGATACAAAag CTGTAACaccaaaagaagaagaagaaaaagaaaataaaaagactaTTGATATCGGGAAAGAAGCTGCAATAGAAGCTGAAGTACGAGCTGCTAGAGAAAGAGCAATTGTTCCTTTGGAAACaagaattaaatcatttaggGATATGCTTGCAGAAAaagat gtATCCGCGTTTAGTACTTGGGAAAAGGAACTTCATAAAATTGTGTTTGATCCGCGATACTTACTTTTGACATCAAAGGAGAGGAAACAAGTTTTCGAGAAGTACGTCAAGGAGAGAGCAGAAGAAGAAAGGCGGGAAAAGAGgaacaaaatgaaagaaagaaaagaacaatttcaaaaattattagaagaagCTGGACTTCATGGAAA atcttCATTTAGTGATTTTGCTCAAAAACATGGGCGTGATGAACGGTTTAAGAATGTAGAAAAGATGCGTGAACGAGAGAGCCTATTCAACGAATATCTGCTGGAAGtgcgaaagaaggaaaaagaggaaaaaacagCAAAACGAGAGCag GTGAAAAAGGAATTCATAGCGATGCTACGTGAACACAAAGACATCGACAGGCATTCGCATTGGAGCgattgtaagaaaaaattggaatctgATTGGAGATACAGAGTCGTAGAATCGGCAAGCACGAGAGAAGATTGGTTTAGGGATTACATTCGTATGCtaaaggaggagaggaaaaaggagaaggagaaagacaAAGACCACCGGCACAGGGAAAAAGATCATCATAAATCGGAGAAGAAGGATAGGGACCGTAAGGATGTTGATAAGTATAAGGAAAAATCGTCAAAGGATCGGGTTGACAAGGACAGTTCAAAGGACAAAAAACGCAGGAGCGAAGTACCTTCGGAGGAAAATggtaaagaaaagaaggatgcGGTATCGGAGAAAGAAAGCGGAGAAATTGAGGATAATGATGAAAAAccgtcgaaaaaagaaaatgac AAGGAGAATGCGGAGGATCAATCTGATTCCGAGGAAGATCGTGAGAAACAGAAACGAGAGCGTGAAAGAAGGGCGGAAGCGAGCCTtcgtgaaagagaaagagaagttcAAAGAACTCTTGCTACACATCTTCGCGACAGAGACAAGGAAAGGCAACATCATCGTCACACAGAGGCTGTACAGCATTTCAGTGCTCTTCTTGCTGATTTA GTGAGAAATGGTGATTTAGCTTGGAGAGAAGCTAAACGACAATTAAGGAAGGATCATAGATGGGAATTAGCAGAAAGCTTGGATCgtgaggagaaagaaagattatttaatgaacATATAGAACAGCTTAGTCGCAAAAAACGTGATAAATTCCGAGAACTTCTCGATGAAGTAGGAGCTTCTACTGAATTAACTGCATCGTGgcgagatataaaaaaattactgaaaGACGATCCTagatatcttaaattttcatccaGTGATCGa aaatgtgaaaaagaatttaaagagtatattaaagataaacttGTCGCAGCTAAAGCCGATTTTAGAGAACTTCTACaa gaaACAAAACTTATTACTGATAAGACATACAAAAAAGTACAAGAAAATAGCGGACATTTAgcagaaattgaagaaattttgaggAAGGATAGAAGATTTCTTGTATTGGAAGCAGCTGCTGCTGAACGAACACGTTTATTAATGGGATATTTAGAAGAATTGGCACGTAGGGGTCCACCTCCACCGCCTACTGCCTCCGAACCTTCAAGAAGACCAACCACAAA CTAA